The Chelonoidis abingdonii isolate Lonesome George chromosome 9, CheloAbing_2.0, whole genome shotgun sequence genome has a segment encoding these proteins:
- the MFAP1 gene encoding microfibrillar-associated protein 1 codes for MEKVKVKRYVSGKRPDYAPMESSDEEDEEFQFIKKAKEQELELEEQEEDSASDPRLRRLQNRINEDVEERLARHRKIVEPEVVGESDSEVEGDAWHMEREDTSEEEEEEIDDEEIERRRGMMRQRAQERKNEEMEVMEVEDEGRSGEESESESEYEEYTDSEDETEPRLKPVFIRKKDRVTVQEREAEAVKQKELEQEAKRLAEERRKYTLKIVEEETKKELEENKRSLAALEALDTDDENDEEEYESWKVRELKRIKRDREEREALEKEKAEIERMRNLTEEERRAELRANGKVITNKAVKGKYKFLQKYYHRGAFFMDEDEEVYKRDFSAPTLEDHFNKTILPKVMQVKNFGRSGRTKYTHLVDQDTTSFDSAWGQESAQNTKFFKQKAAGVRDVFERPSAKKRKTT; via the exons ATGGAGAAGGTGAAGGTGAAGCGCTATGTGTCGGGGAAGCGACCAGACTATGCACCTATGGAGTCCTCAGATGAGGAGGATGAGGAGTTCCAGTTCATTAAAAAGGCGAAGGAGCAGGAGTTGGAACtagaggagcaggaggaagattCAGCTAGTGACCCCCGTCTGCGACGCTTGCAGAACCGCATTAATGAGGATGTGGAGGAGAG ACTCGCAAGGCACCGCAAAATTGTCGAGCCAGAAGTAGTTGGAGAAAGTGACTCGGAGGTGGAGGGAGATGCCTGGCACATGGAACGGGAAGATAccagtgaggaagaggaagaagagattgATGATGAG GAGATTGAGCGTCGTCGTGGGATGATGCGCCAGCGAGCCCAGGAGAGAAAGAATGAGGAGATGGAGGTGATGGAAGTGGAGGACGAAGGCAGGTCTGGCGAGGAGTCTGAATCTGAGTCTGAGTATGAGGAGTACACAGACAGTGAAGACGAAACGGAGCCACGTCTCAAACCCGTCTTCATCCGCAA GAAGGATCGAGTTACAGTCCAGGAACGAGAGGCAGAGGCAGTGAAACagaaggagttggagcaggaggCAAAGCGACTGGCGGAGGAGAGGCGGAAGTACACACTCAAG ATTGTGGAGGAAGAGACTaagaaggagctggaggagaacaAGCGCTCGCTGGCTGCGCTGGAAGCGCTTGATACTGACGACGAGAATGATGAGGAGGAGTATGAGTCCTGGAAAGTGCGCGAGCTGAAGCGCATCAAACGGGACCGTGAGGAGCGAGAGGC ACTGGAGAAGGAGAAGGCTGAGATTGAGCGCATGCGGAACCTGACAGAGGAGGAGCGCCGTGCTGAGCTCCGTGCCAATGGCAAGGTCATCACCAACAAGGCAGTGAAGGGCAAATACAAATTCCTGCAGAAGTACTACCACCGAGGGGCCTTCTTCATG GATGAAGATGAGGAAGTGTACAAGAGAGACTTCAGTGCCCCCACACTGGAGGATCATTTCAACAAGACCATCCTGCCTAAAGTCATGCAG GTCAAAAACTTTGGGCGCTCTGGACGGACCAAGTACACACACCTGGTGGATCAGGACACAACCTCCTTTGACTCTGCTTGGGGCCAGGAAAGTGCACAAAACACCAAGTTCTTCAAGCAGAAGGCAGCCGGCGTGCGGGACGTCTTTGAGAGACCATCGGCTAAGAAGCGGAAAACTACCTAA
- the HYPK gene encoding LOW QUALITY PROTEIN: huntingtin-interacting protein K (The sequence of the model RefSeq protein was modified relative to this genomic sequence to represent the inferred CDS: substituted 2 bases at 2 genomic stop codons), with protein MRGPLLGRGAGGVPCLSRDRKRKSGAVGAYGAEGDVELELETSRTGRGRRGRAGGRPAEKPRKHDSGAADLERVTDXGGERDXSSNLETAMSVIGDRRSREQKAKQEREKELAKVTIKKEDLELIMNEMEISRAAAERSLREHMGNVVEALITLTN; from the exons ATGCGGGGtcccctgctggggaggggcgCTGGCGGGGTCCCCTGCCTG TCTCGTGACCGGAAGCGGAAGTCCGGGGCCGTCGGCGCGTATGGCGCGGAGGGGGacgtggagctggagctggagacgAGCCGAACGGGGCGGGGGCGGCGCGGACGGGCCGGGGGGCGGCCGGCTGAGAAGCCCCGGAAACACGACAGCGGCGCCGCGGACCTGGAGCGGGTCACGGATTAGGGAGGAGAAAGAGATTAGAGCTCGAACCTGGAGACG GCCATGTCGGTGATTGGAGACCGGCGATCCAGAGAGCAGAAAGCAAAACAagagag GGAAAAAGAACTTGCAAAAGTTACAATAAAGAAAGAAGATTTGGAACTGATT aTGAATGAGATGGAGATCTCTCGGGCAGCTGCAGAGCGTAGTCTGCGAGAGCATATGGGGAATGTGGTGGAGGCTCTGATCACCCTCACCAACTAA